One Lactobacillus sp. CBA3606 DNA segment encodes these proteins:
- the yaaA gene encoding S4 domain-containing protein YaaA produces MKKPVQIDTPFITLGQLLKEEAIISSGGQAKWFLQEVAVLVNDEPDDRRGRKLYPGDTIDIADNGLFFIRSNQTETTD; encoded by the coding sequence ATGAAAAAGCCAGTACAAATTGATACGCCTTTTATTACTTTAGGCCAATTATTAAAAGAAGAGGCCATCATCAGTTCCGGTGGTCAAGCCAAATGGTTCTTACAAGAAGTAGCTGTTTTGGTTAATGATGAACCCGATGATCGGCGTGGCCGTAAGTTGTATCCCGGTGACACGATTGACATTGCCGACAACGGGTTATTTTTTATACGCTCAAATCAGACAGAAACGACTGATTAG